A single genomic interval of Rosistilla ulvae harbors:
- a CDS encoding sugar-binding protein, which yields MSKPTFFLLSLFACVSVLGTGCNKSSSDSAGGGDSGQRPSVAYVTNGVASFWVIAEAGVKQGGKDFDADVEVLMPAEGITAQKRMIEDLLTKGTDGIAISPIDPENQTELINKAAKYAKVITHDSDAPDSDRLCYIGVDNYVAGRMCGELVREAMPEGGKLAIFIGRLEQDNARRRRQGVIDAVLGRSEDPTRFDPPDAEIKEGDWHIVGTYTDQFDRAQGKANAEDAISRHPDLAGMVGLFAYNPPLMLEALTQSGHLGKIKVIGFDEAQETLQGIQDGNVYGTVVQNPFEYGRQSVKVLAGLARGENLQSLGIPEVGFLDIPARKIRKDNLDEFWAELKKNMGETAE from the coding sequence ATGTCGAAGCCAACTTTTTTTCTGCTTTCCCTGTTCGCCTGCGTTTCGGTACTGGGTACCGGATGCAATAAAAGTTCCAGCGATTCGGCCGGTGGCGGCGACTCCGGCCAACGCCCTAGCGTCGCTTATGTGACCAACGGCGTCGCCTCGTTTTGGGTGATCGCCGAAGCGGGCGTCAAGCAAGGTGGGAAGGATTTTGATGCCGACGTCGAAGTGCTGATGCCGGCTGAAGGGATCACCGCGCAGAAGCGGATGATCGAAGATCTTTTGACTAAGGGGACCGATGGGATCGCGATCAGCCCGATCGATCCAGAGAATCAAACCGAGTTGATCAACAAGGCAGCGAAGTACGCCAAAGTGATCACGCACGACAGCGACGCTCCCGATTCGGATCGGCTGTGCTACATCGGAGTGGACAACTATGTCGCGGGGCGGATGTGCGGCGAACTGGTCCGCGAAGCGATGCCCGAGGGGGGCAAGTTGGCGATCTTCATCGGCCGCTTGGAACAGGACAACGCTCGCCGCCGACGTCAGGGAGTGATCGACGCGGTCTTGGGACGCAGCGAAGATCCGACGCGTTTCGACCCGCCCGACGCGGAGATTAAAGAGGGAGACTGGCACATCGTCGGCACCTACACCGATCAATTCGATCGCGCTCAAGGGAAAGCGAACGCCGAGGATGCGATCAGCCGCCATCCCGATCTGGCTGGCATGGTGGGGCTGTTCGCCTACAACCCGCCGCTGATGCTCGAAGCGCTCACGCAGAGCGGACATCTTGGAAAAATCAAAGTCATCGGATTCGACGAAGCTCAAGAAACCCTGCAGGGAATTCAAGACGGCAACGTCTACGGAACCGTCGTGCAAAATCCGTTCGAATACGGCCGGCAATCGGTCAAGGTGTTGGCGGGGTTGGCTCGCGGCGAGAATCTCCAGTCGTTGGGAATTCCCGAAGTCGGATTCCTCGACATCCCGGCTCGCAAGATTCGCAAGGATAACCTGGACGAATTCTGGGCCGAGTTGAAGAAGAACATGGGTGAGACAGCGGAGTAA
- a CDS encoding sugar ABC transporter ATP-binding protein, translating into MTSHSPAAVPLLEVRDVTKRFAGIAALSGVSLSATRGQVHAVIGENGAGKSTLMKILAGVQLPDSGQILLDGKPVRIDSVQRALELGIALIHQELNLSDNLDVGANLFLGREPRRFGLIDFGKIREASRQYLQMVGLDIDPGTIAGDLTIGMQQMVEIAKALSVDARLLIMDEPTSSLSQHETEALFRVIRRLREQGVTILYISHRLGEIIELADTVTVLRDGENAGHLSRDQISHDAMVQRMVGRDISKYYARAEHPRGDVMLELKQLRTSTWPAHALNFKVHAGEIVGVAGLVGAGRTELMSTIFGTQRAVSGEVLVAGKPLRLRHCRDAIDAGIAMVPEDRKQQGLILEMGIRMNVGLPGLERHRHLGGFLNRQKERADSDRMIAEMKIKSSSDMLPTQFLSGGNQQKVVIGKWLSMHPKVLLLDEPTRGVDIGAKQEIYRLMEELAASGVAVLFVSSEMEEVLSMSDRTIVMHEGKISGELRRDQLSEEAVMQLATGNPVAAAST; encoded by the coding sequence ATGACATCCCATTCCCCGGCGGCAGTGCCACTGTTAGAGGTTCGTGACGTAACAAAACGTTTTGCGGGAATCGCTGCGCTCAGCGGCGTTTCGCTGTCGGCGACGCGGGGGCAAGTGCATGCCGTGATCGGCGAAAACGGTGCCGGCAAGAGCACGCTGATGAAGATCTTGGCCGGCGTGCAGTTGCCCGATTCGGGGCAGATTCTGCTGGACGGCAAACCGGTTAGAATCGATTCGGTGCAGCGGGCGTTGGAGCTGGGGATCGCGCTGATCCATCAAGAGTTAAACCTCTCGGACAATCTGGACGTCGGGGCGAATCTGTTTTTGGGTCGCGAGCCGCGGCGGTTCGGATTGATCGATTTCGGCAAGATCCGCGAAGCATCGCGGCAGTACTTGCAGATGGTCGGGCTGGATATCGATCCGGGGACGATCGCTGGCGATCTGACGATCGGGATGCAGCAGATGGTCGAGATCGCCAAGGCGTTGTCGGTCGATGCGCGGTTGTTGATCATGGACGAACCGACCAGCAGCCTTTCGCAGCACGAGACCGAAGCGTTGTTCCGCGTCATCCGGCGGCTGCGCGAACAGGGCGTGACGATCCTCTATATCTCGCATCGATTGGGCGAGATCATCGAACTTGCCGACACGGTCACCGTCCTCCGCGATGGAGAAAACGCGGGGCATTTGAGCCGCGATCAGATCAGCCACGACGCGATGGTCCAACGGATGGTAGGACGCGATATCTCGAAGTATTACGCGCGAGCGGAGCATCCGCGGGGCGATGTGATGCTGGAATTGAAACAACTGCGGACATCGACGTGGCCGGCTCACGCTTTGAATTTCAAGGTTCACGCCGGAGAGATCGTTGGCGTCGCGGGACTGGTGGGAGCTGGCCGAACCGAGTTGATGTCGACGATCTTCGGAACTCAGCGGGCTGTCTCGGGAGAGGTTCTCGTGGCGGGGAAGCCTCTGCGACTGAGGCACTGCCGCGACGCGATCGATGCGGGAATCGCGATGGTTCCCGAGGATCGCAAGCAGCAGGGCTTGATCCTGGAGATGGGGATCCGGATGAACGTGGGGCTGCCCGGGTTGGAACGGCATCGGCATCTGGGCGGCTTCTTGAATCGCCAAAAGGAACGCGCCGATTCGGATCGGATGATCGCGGAGATGAAGATCAAATCGAGTTCGGATATGCTTCCGACTCAATTTCTGTCGGGCGGCAATCAGCAGAAGGTGGTGATCGGCAAATGGTTGTCGATGCATCCCAAGGTGCTGTTGTTGGACGAACCGACGCGCGGCGTCGACATCGGTGCCAAGCAAGAGATCTATCGGTTGATGGAAGAACTGGCGGCCAGCGGCGTGGCGGTGCTGTTTGTTTCGAGTGAAATGGAAGAAGTGTTAAGCATGAGCGATCGGACGATCGTGATGCACGAAGGCAAGATCAGCGGTGAATTGCGACGCGATCAATTGTCCGAAGAAGCGGTGATGCAATTGGCGACCGGGAACCCCGTCGCCGCCGCGTCGACCTGA
- a CDS encoding ABC transporter permease produces the protein MKKILGILGLLVFICVVTALMSDRFLTQFNIENLIRRSALFGIISVGAAFVIITGGIDLSIGSVVCMIGCLLPWMLVQQEFSVPLALLISLGISLAVGLSHGLLITKVRLQPFVVTLCGLLVYRGITRGIVQDQTQGFKSGYQSLRALAQGQMPLPGTDFGIPYPCLILAVVAVLAILFLNYTIYGRYMLALGRNETAARYSGINTDRMIILAYMICALLSGLGGMLFVLDVGSAQPVDFGNFYELYAIAAAVLGGCSLRGGEGTIIGVVIGAAVMQVLKNSITLIDAIPTNIEFAVIGIVILGGVIADEYVKRFAAARRARLQAELAQQAE, from the coding sequence ATGAAAAAAATACTTGGCATCTTGGGTCTGTTGGTCTTCATCTGCGTCGTCACGGCGCTGATGAGCGATCGCTTTTTGACGCAGTTTAACATCGAGAATTTGATCCGCCGCAGCGCGCTGTTTGGGATCATTTCGGTGGGGGCGGCGTTTGTGATCATCACCGGTGGGATCGATCTATCGATCGGATCGGTCGTCTGCATGATCGGTTGTCTGTTGCCCTGGATGTTGGTCCAGCAAGAGTTCTCGGTGCCGCTGGCCTTACTGATCTCGTTGGGGATCTCGCTGGCGGTCGGACTCAGCCATGGCCTACTGATCACCAAGGTCCGCTTGCAACCGTTTGTGGTCACGCTGTGCGGGCTGTTGGTCTATCGCGGGATCACGCGCGGGATCGTGCAAGATCAGACGCAGGGTTTCAAGAGCGGCTACCAATCGCTGCGAGCTCTTGCCCAGGGGCAGATGCCGTTGCCGGGGACCGACTTTGGGATCCCTTATCCCTGTCTGATTCTGGCCGTTGTGGCGGTGCTGGCGATCCTGTTTTTGAACTACACGATCTACGGACGCTACATGTTGGCGTTGGGCCGCAATGAAACTGCGGCTCGGTACAGCGGGATCAACACCGATCGGATGATCATCCTGGCCTACATGATCTGTGCGCTGTTGAGCGGGCTGGGCGGGATGTTGTTTGTGCTGGATGTCGGCAGCGCCCAGCCAGTCGACTTTGGCAACTTCTACGAACTCTACGCGATCGCCGCGGCGGTCTTGGGTGGCTGCAGCTTGCGTGGCGGCGAGGGGACGATCATCGGTGTTGTGATCGGAGCCGCGGTGATGCAGGTGCTGAAGAATTCGATCACGTTGATCGATGCGATCCCCACCAACATCGAATTTGCGGTGATTGGGATCGTGATTCTCGGCGGAGTGATCGCCGACGAATATGTCAAACGCTTCGCCGCCGCGCGGCGAGCACGCCTGCAAGCCGAACTGGCTCAACAGGCGGAGTGA
- a CDS encoding DUF6690 family protein: MIQRPPILLLLAGGLVGGPYVATETELGQSLQAKLTQVTASGSDAQTAGWTSPSADGMDSHYSTEALWARGDKHPHRDLDWLSHPSQALAGGPFQDFRDILRFDATPAWVTAQFSRVTTVLADRQLEGLRVPVVTGAKPDDLAGTITYYFTPQHRLQRISFNGFTGDPTRLVSLMMAHYHLSPDHSLGSGGYSYGWNGSPSSLMKITPTPVIYSESPNSRFTVFLELNQPNGPYGLSHAASDILSVSRTSQTPQRSSY; the protein is encoded by the coding sequence ATGATTCAACGTCCTCCGATCTTGTTGCTGTTGGCCGGAGGTCTGGTTGGTGGGCCCTACGTCGCCACGGAAACCGAACTCGGCCAATCGTTGCAAGCCAAACTGACTCAGGTCACTGCCAGCGGAAGCGATGCGCAAACCGCCGGTTGGACCTCGCCATCGGCCGATGGCATGGATTCGCACTACAGCACCGAAGCCCTCTGGGCGCGGGGCGACAAGCACCCGCATCGGGATCTGGATTGGTTGAGCCACCCCAGCCAAGCGCTCGCCGGCGGCCCGTTCCAAGACTTTCGCGACATCTTGCGTTTTGATGCCACCCCCGCCTGGGTGACAGCTCAATTTTCGCGAGTCACGACGGTTCTGGCCGATCGCCAACTGGAAGGTCTCCGCGTCCCCGTCGTCACCGGCGCCAAACCGGACGACCTGGCTGGCACGATCACCTACTACTTCACCCCCCAGCATCGGCTACAACGGATCAGCTTCAACGGCTTCACCGGCGATCCGACGCGGTTGGTTTCGCTGATGATGGCCCATTACCATCTCTCCCCCGACCATTCGCTCGGCTCCGGCGGCTATTCCTATGGCTGGAACGGCAGTCCGTCGAGCCTGATGAAGATCACTCCCACCCCGGTGATCTATTCCGAAAGCCCCAACTCGCGATTTACAGTCTTTCTGGAACTGAACCAGCCGAATGGGCCTTACGGACTGAGCCACGCCGCGAGTGATATTCTTTCCGTATCGCGGACCAGCCAGACGCCGCAACGATCTTCTTATTAG
- a CDS encoding TadE/TadG family type IV pilus assembly protein has protein sequence MTNKHSSRRQPIASRSARSRRGAVAVEFALTAGIAIAFFFASFEFCRVAMIRHTVDNAVYEAARTGIVPGATSNEVRAKATEILSTIGITNANIKVNPTNITSNSANLTVDITVPIEKNAFGASLFFKGKNVQRALKMSRETAQ, from the coding sequence ATGACAAACAAACACTCCAGCCGACGCCAACCGATCGCTTCCCGCAGCGCACGCTCGCGTCGCGGTGCGGTAGCTGTCGAGTTTGCCCTGACCGCAGGGATCGCGATCGCGTTCTTCTTCGCTTCGTTTGAATTCTGCCGCGTCGCAATGATTCGGCACACGGTCGATAACGCCGTCTACGAAGCCGCTCGCACCGGGATCGTTCCCGGGGCGACGAGCAACGAAGTTCGCGCCAAGGCAACCGAGATTCTGTCGACGATCGGAATCACCAACGCGAACATCAAAGTAAATCCGACCAACATCACCAGCAATTCCGCCAACCTGACAGTCGACATCACCGTGCCGATCGAAAAGAACGCGTTTGGCGCGTCGCTGTTTTTTAAAGGCAAAAACGTCCAACGCGCTTTAAAGATGTCGCGAGAAACAGCCCAGTAG
- a CDS encoding VWA domain-containing protein, which yields MTQQTQQSVRRRQTPAQHRRGAMMVFVAVLMIAFLATVVFSIDLAHMHLTRTQLRSATDAAAKAAAQELSATQSRADARRQAKAIASQNLVAGKPLLLNNADIKFGRSVADPQSGKFIFQTSGTPINSIQILGDRSSGSASGSVKLLFGGIFGVEDFQPQQEATATFLERDVVLVVDRSGSMFGQKATDLKNAINIFVNTLSGTPVEEVVGLASYSSSATADVALTTSLGQITTAMNSMRFSGSTSISAGMSVGGAILSGGRNTDFVERTMIVMTDGIHNAGRDPQTDAQILATQGVFIHTITFGAGADITRMKRIATTGRGKHFHADNGAQLIAIYREIALTLSTLITK from the coding sequence ATGACGCAACAGACTCAACAATCGGTTCGCCGACGCCAGACACCAGCCCAACATCGCCGCGGTGCGATGATGGTATTTGTCGCGGTGCTGATGATTGCATTCCTGGCGACGGTCGTATTTTCGATCGATTTGGCCCACATGCACCTGACCCGCACTCAGCTGCGTTCGGCAACCGATGCCGCCGCAAAAGCTGCGGCCCAGGAACTCTCGGCGACCCAGAGCCGAGCAGATGCGAGACGCCAGGCGAAAGCGATTGCCAGCCAGAACTTGGTTGCTGGAAAACCCTTGCTGCTGAATAACGCGGACATCAAATTCGGTCGCTCCGTCGCCGACCCACAGAGCGGCAAATTCATCTTCCAGACCTCGGGGACTCCGATCAACAGTATTCAGATTCTCGGCGACCGATCCAGCGGATCGGCATCGGGGAGCGTCAAGCTGTTGTTTGGTGGCATCTTCGGCGTCGAAGATTTCCAACCCCAACAGGAAGCCACCGCAACGTTTTTGGAACGGGACGTCGTGCTGGTCGTCGACCGCAGCGGTTCGATGTTTGGCCAAAAAGCAACCGACCTTAAAAACGCAATCAACATCTTCGTCAACACGCTATCGGGAACTCCAGTGGAAGAAGTCGTCGGGCTCGCCTCCTACTCTAGTTCCGCCACCGCCGACGTCGCGCTGACGACCTCCTTGGGACAGATCACCACCGCCATGAATTCGATGCGATTTTCCGGATCGACCAGCATCTCGGCGGGGATGAGTGTCGGGGGAGCAATCCTCAGCGGAGGACGCAACACCGACTTTGTCGAACGAACGATGATCGTGATGACCGACGGTATCCACAACGCCGGACGCGATCCACAGACCGATGCTCAAATCCTTGCGACACAGGGTGTCTTCATCCACACCATTACATTTGGCGCCGGGGCGGACATCACGCGGATGAAACGAATCGCAACCACCGGTCGCGGCAAGCATTTCCATGCCGACAACGGTGCTCAATTAATCGCGATCTATCGCGAAATCGCGCTCACCCTTAGCACCCTGATCACGAAATAG
- a CDS encoding TadE/TadG family type IV pilus assembly protein, whose product MIQQSPVRRPHAKSRRGTAIVEFAVCLPLLALLVFGTIEAASRIFLKQTLSISAYEAAREAIRVGSTTAGSKASGNSILTARKVKQSNIVFSPTDITNANRGELITVSVSAPTQPNSQVLGKFIADKTITAQVVMVKE is encoded by the coding sequence ATGATCCAACAGTCCCCCGTCCGCCGACCGCATGCAAAATCACGGCGTGGTACCGCCATTGTCGAATTTGCCGTCTGTCTACCGCTGCTAGCGCTGCTGGTGTTTGGCACAATCGAAGCCGCTAGTCGGATTTTCCTGAAGCAAACACTCAGCATTTCAGCCTATGAAGCGGCCCGTGAAGCGATCCGAGTTGGATCGACCACCGCGGGTTCCAAAGCCAGTGGGAATTCGATTCTGACGGCCCGCAAGGTCAAGCAATCAAATATTGTCTTTTCACCAACAGACATTACCAACGCAAATCGTGGTGAATTGATCACGGTCTCGGTCTCTGCACCTACCCAGCCGAACAGTCAGGTATTGGGGAAGTTCATCGCCGACAAAACGATCACGGCGCAAGTCGTGATGGTGAAAGAGTAG
- a CDS encoding YceH family protein: MDVDQESDAPKWKPLGTTERRVLGVLIEKAKTTPDNYPITLASLTAGCNQKSNRAPQMQLNDDDVDLSLDRLRSVGVAVEVQGSGRVPKYRHTAYDWFDVKGPEIAVLTELMLRGEQTVGELRTRASRMEPFQDLAALQPVLQMLLDKNLIVALTPPGRGQLFTHNLYPDADLAHLRKKITGDSSSPSPQPVAVASQPATPVPAAAAVAPANDELQSMRDEIARLSEEVAQLKQRLDILES, from the coding sequence ATGGACGTGGATCAAGAATCGGACGCTCCGAAATGGAAGCCGCTGGGGACGACCGAACGCCGTGTTTTGGGCGTGTTGATCGAAAAGGCGAAGACGACCCCCGATAACTATCCGATCACGCTCGCCTCGTTGACCGCCGGTTGCAATCAGAAGAGCAATCGCGCACCGCAGATGCAGCTGAACGACGACGATGTCGATCTGTCGCTGGATCGTTTGCGAAGCGTTGGTGTCGCGGTCGAAGTCCAGGGGAGCGGCCGCGTCCCCAAGTATCGCCACACCGCTTACGACTGGTTCGATGTCAAAGGACCCGAGATCGCGGTCCTGACCGAATTGATGCTCCGCGGCGAACAGACCGTTGGCGAATTGCGGACGCGGGCTTCGCGGATGGAACCGTTTCAAGATCTCGCGGCGCTGCAACCGGTTCTGCAGATGTTGCTAGACAAAAACTTAATCGTCGCGCTCACGCCGCCAGGCCGCGGTCAGTTGTTTACTCACAACCTCTACCCCGACGCCGATCTGGCCCATTTGAGAAAGAAGATCACCGGAGACAGCAGTTCGCCGTCGCCCCAGCCGGTTGCTGTCGCCTCGCAACCCGCGACGCCAGTTCCTGCTGCGGCTGCCGTCGCTCCGGCGAACGACGAATTGCAATCGATGCGCGACGAGATCGCTCGGCTATCCGAAGAGGTCGCTCAGTTGAAGCAGCGACTCGACATCCTCGAATCGTAG
- a CDS encoding M28 family peptidase, whose translation MHLHRYATGLLAASLLLSPATLSIADDPDAAKTKPADGKPAATADVASPHHAAATADQEKLDPKEAAAKEAEWLTGTRQLTFSGRRSGEGYYSADGSQMVFQSEREPGNPFYQIYLLDLETGDLDRVSPGTGKTTCAWIHPDGKRVLFSSTQNDPAAKTKQDEEIAIRESGKQRRYSWDYDPQYELMAWNRETEEYTQLTDAEGYDAEASYSPDGKQIVFASNRVAYERELTPKEAKLFKLDPAAMMDLYIANADGSNVRRLTDTLGYDGGPFFSPDGKRICFRRFSENGATAEVMTIGIDGSAPQQLTNMKAMSWAPYYHPSGDYLIFTTNLHGFGNFELYLIDAAGKSEPVRVTYTDGFDGLPVFSPDGKQLSWSTNRTASGNTQIYTATWNDARARKLLGLDASQTVDTQDAEELGRQAASQSHADFKPSDIMRHVDYLCRRELGGRLTGTPGEKAATAYVAAYLENLGVKPAGADGSFFQNFEFTAGVELGEGNSLTVGDESFKVGTDWQPLAFSKTGEFEPANIVFAGYGVVAPGSEEHPVQDAYVHLDVEDKWVMVFRHLPADISAEKRQHWSAYSSLRFKAMVARDRGARGLIVVSGPTSKVREQLVPLRFDGSLSGTSLGVISVTDAMAAKIVKAAGEELAELQKELDSGEPAMGFDLGEAKLTAKIDVQKQQRVGRNVIGRLQVGDAPSDQAILIGAHIDHLGTGASGSSLARDDERNGVHVGADDNASGVAAMLEVAQYLTDLQRRGKLPAKRDILLAAWSGEELGLLGSDAFADKFYDLYPQVPAPEGHPPLSLYPAMAACLNMDMVGRLREKLVLQGIGSSPVWNGEIERRNAPVGLALTLQTDTYLPTDASTFYMRGVPILSAFTGSHSEYHTPRDTPDTLNYEGAAQTARLMGLIARSLATADDAPEYTKHTAPQQQVRAQMRAYLGTIPDYAAGDVKGVMLSGASENGPAAKAGVRGGDLIIELAGRKIENIYDYTYAIEALKIGEEVPITVRRGDKELKLKVTPGSRD comes from the coding sequence ATGCACCTCCATCGCTACGCTACCGGTCTGCTTGCGGCCAGCCTGCTGCTGTCGCCAGCAACCCTGTCGATCGCCGATGATCCCGACGCCGCCAAAACAAAACCGGCCGACGGCAAACCAGCTGCCACGGCTGACGTCGCCTCGCCACATCACGCTGCGGCGACGGCGGACCAGGAAAAACTGGATCCCAAGGAAGCGGCCGCCAAAGAGGCAGAGTGGTTGACCGGCACGCGGCAACTGACCTTCAGCGGCCGCCGTTCGGGCGAGGGCTATTACAGCGCCGACGGCTCGCAAATGGTCTTTCAGAGCGAACGCGAACCGGGAAATCCCTTCTACCAAATCTATCTCTTAGACCTCGAGACGGGTGATCTCGATCGCGTCTCCCCCGGCACGGGCAAGACGACTTGCGCCTGGATCCATCCCGACGGGAAACGCGTCCTGTTTTCATCGACTCAAAACGATCCCGCTGCCAAGACGAAACAAGACGAAGAGATCGCGATCCGCGAATCGGGGAAACAGCGACGCTACAGCTGGGATTACGATCCGCAATACGAGCTGATGGCGTGGAATCGCGAAACCGAAGAATACACGCAATTGACCGATGCCGAGGGCTACGACGCCGAAGCCAGTTATTCGCCCGACGGCAAACAGATCGTCTTCGCGTCTAACCGCGTCGCGTACGAGAGGGAACTGACGCCGAAAGAGGCCAAGCTGTTTAAGCTGGACCCGGCTGCGATGATGGACCTCTACATCGCCAATGCCGACGGATCGAACGTGCGTCGCTTAACCGATACGTTGGGATACGACGGCGGCCCCTTCTTCTCGCCCGATGGCAAGCGGATCTGTTTCCGGCGGTTCTCCGAAAACGGAGCCACTGCCGAAGTCATGACGATCGGGATCGATGGATCTGCCCCGCAACAGCTGACCAACATGAAAGCGATGAGCTGGGCCCCGTATTACCATCCCTCGGGCGACTATCTGATCTTCACGACCAACCTGCATGGGTTTGGAAATTTCGAGCTCTATCTGATCGATGCGGCTGGCAAATCCGAACCGGTTCGCGTCACCTACACCGACGGATTTGATGGCCTGCCCGTCTTCTCGCCCGACGGCAAACAGCTCTCCTGGTCGACCAATCGCACCGCCAGCGGCAACACGCAGATCTACACCGCCACCTGGAACGATGCGCGAGCTCGCAAGCTGCTGGGGCTCGACGCATCGCAGACCGTCGACACGCAAGATGCCGAGGAACTTGGCCGCCAAGCTGCCAGCCAATCGCACGCCGACTTCAAACCATCGGACATCATGCGGCACGTCGATTACCTGTGCCGCCGCGAACTGGGCGGTCGTTTGACCGGCACGCCGGGCGAAAAAGCGGCCACCGCTTACGTCGCTGCCTATCTGGAAAACCTGGGCGTCAAACCGGCCGGAGCCGACGGCAGCTTCTTCCAGAACTTTGAATTCACAGCCGGCGTCGAACTGGGCGAAGGCAATTCGCTGACCGTAGGTGACGAGTCGTTTAAAGTCGGAACCGATTGGCAACCGCTGGCGTTTTCGAAAACGGGCGAATTCGAACCGGCCAACATCGTCTTCGCCGGTTACGGCGTCGTCGCTCCCGGCTCGGAGGAGCATCCCGTTCAGGACGCTTACGTCCACCTGGATGTCGAAGACAAATGGGTGATGGTCTTCCGCCATCTGCCCGCCGACATCTCCGCCGAAAAGCGACAGCACTGGTCGGCCTACAGCAGCCTGCGATTCAAGGCGATGGTCGCTCGCGATCGCGGCGCCCGCGGCTTGATCGTCGTCAGCGGTCCGACCAGCAAGGTCCGCGAACAATTGGTGCCATTGCGTTTCGATGGCTCGCTGTCGGGAACCAGCCTGGGCGTGATCAGCGTCACCGATGCGATGGCGGCGAAGATCGTCAAAGCTGCCGGCGAGGAGCTGGCGGAACTTCAAAAGGAACTCGATTCGGGCGAGCCCGCGATGGGATTCGATCTCGGCGAAGCGAAGTTGACAGCCAAGATCGACGTCCAAAAGCAACAGCGAGTCGGCCGCAACGTGATCGGCCGCTTGCAAGTCGGCGACGCCCCGAGCGACCAAGCGATCTTGATCGGTGCCCACATCGATCACCTGGGAACCGGTGCTTCGGGCAGTAGCCTCGCTCGCGACGATGAGCGCAACGGAGTTCATGTTGGTGCCGACGACAATGCCAGCGGCGTCGCGGCGATGCTGGAAGTCGCTCAATACCTGACCGATCTACAACGTCGAGGCAAGCTGCCGGCCAAGCGAGACATCTTGTTAGCCGCGTGGTCGGGGGAAGAGTTGGGGCTGTTGGGTTCCGACGCCTTTGCCGACAAGTTCTACGATCTCTATCCGCAAGTCCCCGCCCCCGAAGGTCATCCGCCGCTGTCGCTGTATCCCGCGATGGCTGCCTGTTTGAACATGGACATGGTCGGGCGGCTGCGTGAAAAATTGGTCCTGCAAGGGATCGGTTCCTCGCCAGTTTGGAACGGCGAAATCGAGCGTCGCAACGCGCCGGTCGGACTCGCGTTGACATTGCAAACGGATACCTATCTGCCAACCGATGCGAGCACCTTCTACATGCGTGGCGTTCCGATTTTGTCGGCGTTCACCGGATCGCACAGCGAATACCACACGCCGCGCGATACGCCCGACACCTTAAATTACGAAGGCGCAGCGCAGACGGCGCGGCTGATGGGGCTGATCGCTCGTTCGCTGGCAACCGCCGACGACGCTCCCGAATACACCAAGCACACCGCGCCGCAGCAACAGGTCCGGGCACAGATGCGTGCCTACCTGGGAACGATCCCCGATTACGCCGCCGGCGATGTCAAAGGGGTGATGCTGAGCGGAGCTTCGGAGAATGGACCGGCAGCCAAGGCGGGAGTCCGCGGCGGCGACCTGATCATCGAATTGGCCGGACGTAAAATCGAGAACATCTACGATTACACGTACGCCATCGAAGCGCTCAAGATTGGCGAAGAGGTGCCGATTACGGTGCGACGCGGCGACAAAGAGTTGAAGCTGAAAGTCACTCCCGGATCGCGCGATTGA